One genomic segment of Paenibacillus xylanexedens includes these proteins:
- a CDS encoding acetate uptake transporter codes for MQTDSQTKVKIVNADPSAMGLFGLAIVTLVASSQKLGITEGLSYAIPWAIFLGAFAQLFACIQDSKRNNTFGTTAFGAYAFFWFAMAANWMIKMGVFGSTLAEQADGKQLGFAFAGYLVFTLFMTIGAIEANKVLLIIFILIDFLFLGLTFDAFGVAPHIFHTIAAYAELAIGIVSLYGTGASVLNAHFGYAFLPIGKPSGIFKPKA; via the coding sequence ATGCAGACCGATTCACAGACTAAAGTCAAAATTGTTAACGCCGATCCCAGCGCAATGGGATTATTTGGGTTGGCTATCGTAACCTTGGTCGCTTCTTCCCAAAAGCTTGGCATTACAGAAGGACTTAGCTACGCTATTCCTTGGGCGATCTTCCTGGGTGCTTTTGCCCAGCTATTCGCATGTATTCAAGATTCCAAACGTAACAACACCTTTGGCACAACGGCTTTTGGCGCGTACGCATTCTTCTGGTTTGCCATGGCTGCCAACTGGATGATCAAAATGGGCGTATTTGGCTCCACGCTCGCTGAACAGGCCGATGGCAAGCAGCTCGGATTTGCTTTTGCCGGATACCTCGTATTCACCCTGTTCATGACGATCGGTGCTATTGAAGCGAATAAAGTATTGCTTATCATCTTCATTCTGATTGACTTCCTGTTCCTTGGCTTGACCTTTGACGCTTTCGGCGTAGCTCCTCACATTTTCCACACCATTGCAGCTTATGCTGAACTGGCGATCGGAATTGTGTCCCTGTATGGTACAGGTGCTTCGGTACTGAACGCTCACTTCGGGTATGCGTTCTTGCCGATCGGCAAACCGTCCGGCATTTTCAAACCCAAGGCTTAA
- a CDS encoding acyl-CoA thioesterase → MEKKYVRETRCFKTARVFPTDVNNHNTLFGGKLMSYIDDIASIAASKLCRVNTVTASTDSVDFLYPINPTDSVTLESFASWTGRSSMEIFVKVIREDLKTGEKKIAATAFLTFVALDENNRKLIVPRIIPETEEEKKLYETAPDRAAMRKQRREESKKFADFLTVTYPWE, encoded by the coding sequence GTGGAGAAAAAATATGTACGCGAAACACGTTGTTTCAAGACGGCACGGGTGTTCCCAACCGATGTCAACAATCATAATACGTTATTCGGCGGCAAGCTGATGTCCTACATCGATGATATTGCATCCATCGCCGCTTCCAAGTTATGCCGGGTCAATACAGTAACGGCTTCAACCGACTCGGTCGACTTCTTGTACCCTATTAACCCGACGGATTCGGTTACACTTGAATCGTTCGCGTCCTGGACAGGACGAAGTTCTATGGAGATTTTTGTGAAGGTGATTCGAGAGGATCTGAAGACCGGAGAGAAGAAAATTGCAGCGACGGCATTTCTGACCTTTGTGGCCTTGGACGAAAATAATCGCAAACTGATCGTACCCCGCATTATCCCGGAGACGGAAGAAGAGAAGAAACTATACGAGACCGCTCCGGATCGGGCGGCCATGCGGAAACAACGGCGGGAAGAGAGCAAGAAATTCGCTGACTTCCTGACCGTTACTTATCCTTGGGAATAA